From Mugil cephalus isolate CIBA_MC_2020 chromosome 4, CIBA_Mcephalus_1.1, whole genome shotgun sequence:
TTACGTTACCAAAGTGTCAACAGTCACAGTGTACAAgggtcttcctcttcttcttcgtcttcgaTATTGTTCGCGGGAGCAAACTACAACAGTGCATAACCGCCACCCTGTGGTTTGAGACGATAACTGCAGTGTCTGACAATCTAATACTGTATctcaaaacacacatatacaagcacacacacacacacgcctatATAAATCTCaaattctgtttcttttaaaaactcCATCACATATCTGGTGATCTGATCCGCAGATGAACTCATCAACATTCTCTTAAAACTAAACACTTCTTCCCTctctattttcctttttagttttcttctgtatttttcatactttttacatttcatgATTAGATCTACATGTTCTatagtttctcctcctctgccactGTCACATTTTCCATCTTGATGTTTTCCAATAAGATTTAATGTCATATTTAATCCACTGTGTCCTATTCTCATCCTGGTAAAAATAGTCTCTTCCCTCCTGTTTCTACTTCCTTTTCTTATATGTCCAACCAACAGAGTAATTGAAAACAAATGTCTCCCTGTGCTTCCATTATCCCACTGGATCCAAAGGGCATGTGGTGGAAGGATCATTGAAGGACAAAACCATGTATTATTTATCCCCAtcttttctgctttcatttccaCAGTCCAAACTAAATATTATCGCTTTGTTCACATACCAGTTCTAGAGCCCTGCTTACTGGATGGTGTGTTACATGTCCCTGTAAATTTACCCAGTATGTTACTGCTATCTACTCTTGTCTTAATTCAAGTAGAATTTCTGTCACCGGTTGGACTATTAGCACTTCCGTAttaacaaaaatacagttttaatcTTCTGTCTCACTTAACACACACCGTTTcgtattcttttatttatcattatggTGACTACAGTATATTTATGAAGTTTTAtgcaatgttgttttttatatatatatatacagccaAGCCAACAGGTGGCAGTATGTTCAGAAAGTGGCAATAAAAGCTGTGTCTTCGTGTACGCGTGCGCAAAGGGACACATGTAGTAAAGTCAAATGGGAACCGCTACATGCTTTAGAAAACAACCCTCCTGTTTGTTGCTTAAAATTTGTCACGCGAAGTGATTTATATTTGTCACGACGCCGGGACAGTGTGAGATTACTATCACAATGGCAACTCCAGCTGTTCGGATGTTTCGGAGGCTGGAGGGCCTGTTTTGTGTCTACAAACCCCTTGGTGTTCACTGGAAGCTCGTACGGGACACCATCGAGACAAATCTTCTTAAAGGTGAGGATAACGTGCCATTAAATCTCATGATCAAACCGTGTATTCCACTGTCTTCTGTGGTGATACAGCTAATGTTTGGAATAAGTCAACATTACCTTTAACTTTCAGCTAGGTTGATGCTCCATACTAACCCTTAAATGTGTCACCTTTCAGGTTTAAACTCAACACCTTCCCAGCCACTTCCTCACCAGGTCCGCTTCTTGCCTCACCCGAGCAGTGACACCGAAGCACCCAAGGGACTCACACTGACCGCAGCCTCAGTGCCGGTACTGGCCAAGCACCCTCTGGGTATGTATGACCACCTCACTGTATCTTACTGTACCTACCCCACACCAGTGAGTGTCTCCTGAGTTACTTGATCATTGTATGGAAACCACTAACTACTTCTTAAAGAATTTATAGTGGAGGCCACAGCCAAAAATTATATTCTTCTATTCTTACAGTCACAtttctataatatatatatatatttatattaaatccCACTTCACACTGATGTATTGTAAGGTAATGCTATTCACAAAATCTCTCCAGATTTTCTCCTATTTCCTCAGGTTCATAGACAAGTTACTAATACACAAATATTATGAGAGAAAGAGCAAAGCTAACAGGTGATTTATTACTGGACACTAGAGGGCAATGCTCTGCTTAGACTGTTTGGTACAGTGTACCTTAGATTTAGTAGACAATTCTAGTaaatcctcacacacacacctcaaaataatatatatatatttaaagaaagaaagaaaatattggGTCCTCATTCCTTTTAGTATGAATTGGATTTAATAATAGTGCACTACAGTTCTGTTAAATTGCCGAAAaagtaaaatgattaaattgAATATTAGGGCTGCAGctaacactgtttttttttattattgttgaaaTGCAGATTGTGTTTGGAtaagttgtttttgtctgcgaAATAAGTGAAGGAATGTCCCTTCCTCCACGGGGACCTATTCAgatgtcttgttttgtccagGCAGTAGTCCAAAGTCCATTTACAGTTTATTAACGTATGTATGTGGCAAAGAAACAATTTCACCATCGATGAGCTGTATCCAAAGAATATtagatttttaatattttattgctttaaaatTGACCTTCAAAACATCACGTGCCAGTGCAAAGACACTGTCTAGTGTAAAACACTAATACAGCAAATCTTCCTACAAAAATACCATAAATCTATTGGATTTGTACAAGGATGATGAGTTTGTCACATGTTCGTGATGCCGACATGGGAAATTGGGATCCAATCCACATTTGAAGTTTGTGTCTTTATAACATATTTCACAGTGTCTGTTGTGAACGCTGTCTGTCAGTGACTAAAATTCCTTTTCTCCGTGTTTTAGTGACTGGACCTGAATTCCAGGATATTAAAGTTGGTGTAGGACATCGTCTGGATGCTGCCTCCTCTGGAGTTTTAGGTATAATGTTAAAGCTTGTTATGTGAGAAAATCCTTTAGTGGCAGCAAGTGTTGTATTTAATAgtcacacatttttaaacttcAGTTCTCGCTGTTGGAAATGGGAACAGGACCCTGGATGAGCTCTACAAGTCACGAGTCACCAGGGTAATTTATCATCTCTTCTGATTTTTACATCACACATAAACAAAGGTAATTAATAAGATACTGATGTGTTTAATGCTTTTTTATGTGTACCAGGACTATACGCTGGAGTGTGAATTTGGGACTGCGACACACGACTTCTCACACACAGGTCAAGTTATCGAAAGGTCCACTTATGGTATGATACTCTAAGCTTCCTCAGTCtgtcacataaaaacacagaattctGGATCATTACAGCTGAGAAGTCCAATAATTATTTCATGTACGTTTATTGCAGTTTATTTCTTGGAGGTACTAAACGTTTGGGGTGAAATATTCATGTCTTTCAGCAGCCAAGTGAAACTTTTAAGCCCACTTGTGTGCTTCCAGTTGTATTTTAACCACTGTCCATCGTTCACTAGGTCACATCAGCCATGATAAGCTGGAGAGAGTGCTGGCAATGCTGGAGGGAGTCAACCAAAAGACTTTGTTAATGTATGTCagctgcatttaatattaattacaaCACTAACatccaccgatcagccacaacattatgacatcttgtgacagttcagtgttgtggtgagaaagttttggacctgtcattcatgtggacgttacttagacatgtaccacgtATCTCTCTGATATTTCTTTGATGAATCACAATTGCTTTGGAGGAACAAGAAAAGACCTACGCAGTAGTTTAAAAAGGCATCATTATACATTTAGTCTTATCTACATTTATgatataaaaatgcaaataatgcaTGTTtatacaccacaggacaccctcagaaagtccatgtccattctctgatgagtcacaactgtaaCAGGAaatacaagggagacctacacagtattaggaaggtggtcattatgttgtggttgatcggcGAATATAAGACATAATTGAAGTGCTTTTCTTCCATTCAGGTACTCCAACTTAGACATGAAGTCACAGGAAGCCTATGAGATGGCCGTACAAGGTTTAGTGGGTCCAGAAGGGAAGTCGTCGCCCATACTGACAGGCTTGCGCTGCGTTCGCTTCCAGCCCCCAAACTTTACTTTGGGTAAAAAAGTCTACATTTGACCACAAAATTTAACAGCaatgtaaacaagaaaaaagaaatcatcctGTTTGACACGTCTGTCTACTGGTTTCACAGAGGTGCAGTGTCTGAATGAAACTCAGAAGTATTTGCGGAAAGTCGTGCACGAGATCGGACTTGAGCTGCGCAGCACGGCAATGTGCAAGGGAGTGAGACGGACCAGAGACGGACTGTTCTCCGTGCAGGACGCTCTGACCCGTCACCACTGGTCCGCCGCTCACATCGAGGAGGCCATCCGACAATACCACTCCACTAAGAAAAATAGGAAACGCTCCCAGTCACAGAGCAGGAAACCAGCACTACCAGCATTACCAGCAGGTGAAGAAAACATAACCGCTGCTCAGCAAAATGAAGCCAGTGACGACGcagtggtaggtaggtagataggtaGTATTAAATAACATGAAGCAGCTCCGTGATCACAACAACCAACAGCCCTGATGCTCCATCCTTTCTCACATCTCAGCTGCATTTCAGAGCAGAGATTTTGCTTTTGAACATTAAAACTGGACACAAAAGGAGTTACTTTGATATAAAAAGTCTCTGTCATTGTAAATATGGAAGAGTTTtctattttgaaataaatggaAGTAGAAATGACCGACAAGAATTAATGTGTTTGATTGCATTACAAGCTTAACCGTCATGTactaattatgttttatttattggcaCCGTGCATGGTGAGTTTTGCAtgataagagaaataaaaaagacattttattgttcCAAACCTTTCATGTCTAATAGAGAACCTCATGCTCACAGCAGCCAGCCATCTCTCCCACTGTGAGCAATAATAGATCATCTCATCTCAGATGATCACAAGAGAAACAAATCAGAACTTTAGGTTATTTTAATAGCCCTCCTCACGGCCGGTTTACAATATGAAACTCATCTTCCAATCTTGTGCTTGTGTAATCGCCTCATTGTGTCTTAGGAGATTTCTTGGAAGCCACTTTGTCATTTGAAACTAATTATTGGAAACATCGCTCAGTACACcaagaccaaaaacaaaagtaaattaGTTGATTGAAAAAACTTCATCAAAGTGTTTCAGCCTGAAGCAGAAATACCTCTTCAACTGAAGGCGGTTTTGTTGGTGGGTAAATGTGTCCCAAGAAGTCGGTGCCAGTCACTAATATCAGATTTGCTGTAATTATCTGTCTCCTCTTGTGACGCGACCTCTGCGTGTCTGTTTCCCACAAAACCTCCTTTGGGACGTTATGAGGCCATCGCAGTGGCGCCATTGTTGTCATGCTCTTCATAACATTGAACGACTTGTTGTTCCGCTGGGAACACACTTCCCTTTGTCAGGCTGGAGACGCCTGACAGAAGGACCCATCAGAAGGACCCGCATTGAGTTTGCAAGGAGACAAAACGTTGTTGTGGAGGTTTATTAAGCACAGGGCATCACACTGTAAGACTTTTCTTGAAGGTATTTGACGACAGGTAACGttgtaatgtaaaaaaacacattcatgttGAAAACCCGTTGATCACGTTACTGCCCTCACTATGTTTAATTACAGAGGCATGACATTTATTTGACCATCTGGCAGCTTGAAAACAGCAAGGACGGATGCCAGCATTGTTCATTTAGAGCAGAtggtaaacacacaaaataattacaaaGTTAATATTGTTACTGACTGACACTGTACTAAACAGCTACTTAAAATGGAACGATTTGCTCTCGCATGCTTTAAAACTTAAAGGAGcctcaaaaatatatattaaagtcAGATTCTGCAACCACCTGAGAGgtgttataaaaaaaagtgatatatATACACTGTTACATTATATGTGTTAAAGTAAAGCCACATTTAGCCCTCTGAAAAGAACGGACGTTGTAGAGCATTTAGCAGATGTACAATCCAAGACATTCGATCAGTGGAAACTGTTCTTTAAATACTCAAAACTTCTGTTTACCAGGTGACATTAGTTACAG
This genomic window contains:
- the trub2 gene encoding mitochondrial mRNA pseudouridine synthase TRUB2, with the protein product MATPAVRMFRRLEGLFCVYKPLGVHWKLVRDTIETNLLKGLNSTPSQPLPHQVRFLPHPSSDTEAPKGLTLTAASVPVLAKHPLVTGPEFQDIKVGVGHRLDAASSGVLVLAVGNGNRTLDELYKSRVTRDYTLECEFGTATHDFSHTGQVIERSTYGHISHDKLERVLAMLEGVNQKTLLMYSNLDMKSQEAYEMAVQGLVGPEGKSSPILTGLRCVRFQPPNFTLEVQCLNETQKYLRKVVHEIGLELRSTAMCKGVRRTRDGLFSVQDALTRHHWSAAHIEEAIRQYHSTKKNRKRSQSQSRKPALPALPAGEENITAAQQNEASDDAVVGR